In Pantoea cypripedii, the following proteins share a genomic window:
- a CDS encoding methyl-accepting chemotaxis protein, with translation MSLLSVISLPARLRARFSLRIPLWLTSLRSQFLLFMVLFCLLQSAGVLLLNSKVNQTQTSLQQASLLRDRLALLDKARIELLTASDNSHGAAIYLMQDQQSGSVDSWKSLAAAAQDSLNQAQQLFTQYHAAADSPLAQSFVMLAGGLQEQLKGLSANDINAFFMVPMQAFQQQFNDAWFSEIEQANHQLSSVNQSTLSTLKHSRDLSLLVSALLMALLLLTATLLIRGVLRPLRRANAQLAQIATGDLLASHTSAGRQSLETRQLFQSIDTMRQGLQQIVSDINTVAVSVAAGAEHMQQHNEQVMQQHQAQNASFHHLSQRLHRVSEEVENGARFSQQATQEAQSADTLMRNCAREVDNMEHQMQQIVNASGDIAGIVDVLDNLSLQTRLLALNAAIESAHAGVYGRSFSVVAKEIGMLSQQSGQSTRQIDGLIQHTRQHVSDGFDKVKTLETLFAQISHAVSGVVQQLDDLQTNTTAQSRRVSTIAQEVVAMSEQLQKNETLNAQQVDAAAQLRDLSDRLAQRAQQFRVEHA, from the coding sequence ATGTCACTCCTTTCCGTTATCTCACTGCCAGCGCGGCTGCGCGCCCGGTTTTCCCTGCGCATACCTTTGTGGCTCACCAGCCTGCGCAGCCAGTTTTTGCTGTTTATGGTGCTGTTTTGCCTGCTGCAATCGGCAGGTGTGTTGCTGCTTAACAGTAAAGTGAATCAGACCCAAACTTCGCTGCAACAGGCCAGCCTGCTCCGGGATAGACTGGCCCTGCTGGATAAAGCCCGTATTGAGTTACTCACCGCCAGTGATAATAGCCATGGGGCGGCCATCTATCTGATGCAGGATCAGCAAAGCGGTTCGGTGGATAGCTGGAAAAGTCTTGCTGCTGCCGCTCAGGATTCGTTGAACCAGGCACAACAGCTGTTTACGCAATATCATGCCGCAGCCGATAGCCCACTGGCGCAGAGTTTTGTCATGCTGGCTGGTGGGTTGCAGGAGCAGCTCAAAGGTCTCAGCGCCAATGATATCAACGCTTTCTTTATGGTGCCGATGCAGGCATTTCAGCAGCAATTCAACGATGCCTGGTTCAGTGAAATCGAACAGGCCAACCATCAACTCAGCAGTGTGAATCAGAGTACCCTCAGCACCCTGAAACATAGCCGTGATCTGTCGTTGCTGGTCAGTGCGCTGCTGATGGCCCTGTTGTTACTGACGGCGACGCTGCTGATTCGCGGTGTATTACGACCGCTACGCCGCGCCAATGCCCAGCTGGCACAAATCGCCACCGGCGACCTGCTTGCCAGCCACACCTCAGCCGGTCGCCAGTCGCTGGAAACACGTCAGTTATTCCAGTCAATCGATACCATGCGCCAGGGATTGCAGCAGATCGTGAGCGATATCAACACCGTCGCGGTGAGTGTTGCGGCCGGTGCCGAACATATGCAACAGCATAACGAGCAGGTGATGCAGCAACATCAGGCGCAAAACGCCAGCTTCCATCACTTGTCACAGCGTCTGCATCGGGTTTCAGAAGAAGTGGAAAACGGCGCGCGCTTCTCGCAGCAGGCCACCCAGGAAGCCCAATCCGCCGATACGTTAATGCGTAACTGCGCGCGGGAGGTGGATAATATGGAACATCAAATGCAGCAGATCGTTAACGCTTCCGGCGATATCGCCGGAATTGTCGACGTGCTGGATAATCTGTCGCTGCAAACCCGGTTGCTGGCACTGAATGCGGCGATTGAATCAGCGCATGCCGGGGTGTATGGCCGCAGCTTCTCGGTAGTGGCGAAAGAGATTGGGATGTTGTCGCAACAAAGCGGCCAGTCAACACGGCAGATCGATGGTTTGATTCAACATACGCGCCAGCATGTCAGCGACGGTTTCGATAAGGTGAAAACGCTGGAAACGTTGTTTGCGCAAATAAGCCACGCGGTTTCGGGTGTGGTACAACAGCTGGACGATTTGCAAACCAATACCACGGCCCAGAGCCGTCGTGTCAGCACTATTGCCCAGGAAGTGGTGGCGATGAGCGAGCAACTCCAGAAAAATGAAACGCTTAACGCGCAGCAGGTGGACGCTGCTGCGCAGTTGCGTGATCTTTCAGACCGCCTGGCGCAGCGCGCGCAGCAGTTTCGCGTGGAACACGCTTAA
- a CDS encoding phosphohydrolase — translation MSLTGWQTRFENWLQLNWLHDDKAHDIAHLRRVWMSASRIMQQSDADPLVVLTACYFHDVVNLPKNHPERHLASTYAAEETRRILQQDFPDFPADHLDAVAHAVQAHSFSAGITPHSLEAKIVQDADRLESLGAIGLARVFYTAGALGRPLFDSDDPLGKDRELNDVQWTLDHFQKKLLRLPETMQTEAGRQLAEYNADFLVRYMAKLCAELQGNLTSIDESVLRDFSPIQV, via the coding sequence ATGTCGCTAACAGGCTGGCAAACACGATTTGAAAACTGGCTGCAGCTCAACTGGCTGCATGATGATAAAGCCCATGATATCGCCCACCTGCGCCGCGTCTGGATGAGCGCTTCGCGCATTATGCAGCAGAGTGATGCCGATCCGCTGGTGGTGCTCACTGCTTGTTACTTCCACGATGTAGTTAACCTGCCGAAGAACCACCCGGAACGCCATCTGGCCTCAACTTACGCCGCAGAAGAGACGCGTCGTATTTTGCAGCAGGACTTCCCTGATTTCCCCGCCGACCATCTTGATGCGGTGGCCCATGCGGTACAGGCGCACAGCTTTAGCGCCGGGATCACGCCCCATTCGCTGGAAGCAAAAATTGTGCAGGATGCCGACCGGCTGGAATCGCTGGGGGCAATTGGACTGGCGCGCGTCTTTTATACCGCAGGCGCACTGGGTCGTCCGCTGTTCGATAGCGATGATCCGCTGGGCAAAGACCGCGAGCTGAATGATGTGCAGTGGACGCTGGATCACTTTCAGAAGAAGCTGCTGCGCCTGCCGGAAACCATGCAAACAGAGGCCGGGCGACAGCTGGCAGAATACAACGCTGACTTCCTGGTACGTTACATGGCCAAGCTCTGTGCGGAGCTGCAAGGCAACCTGACATCCATTGATGAATCGGTATTAAGAGATTTCAGCCCTATACAGGTTTAA
- a CDS encoding very short patch repair endonuclease — MADVHSRDVRSKNMRAIRNQDTEIEQRIALILKDRGFIYRVQDKALAGRPDFVVPAQQAIIFVHGCFWHRHHCYLFKMPATRTEFWTGKINSNVERDRRYVRQLQESGWKVLIIWECALRGKLRLDDEALIERLEEWLLAASHSGEIDHAGLHHYRGE; from the coding sequence ATGGCCGACGTCCATTCCCGCGATGTACGCAGCAAGAATATGCGCGCGATTCGCAATCAGGATACTGAAATTGAACAACGTATCGCCTTGATCTTAAAAGACCGCGGCTTTATCTATCGGGTACAGGATAAAGCATTAGCGGGTCGTCCTGACTTTGTTGTGCCTGCCCAGCAGGCGATTATTTTTGTTCATGGCTGCTTCTGGCACCGCCATCATTGTTACCTGTTCAAGATGCCTGCCACGCGCACCGAATTCTGGACCGGAAAAATTAACAGCAATGTTGAACGCGACAGGCGCTATGTCCGACAGCTCCAGGAGAGTGGCTGGAAGGTGCTGATCATCTGGGAATGCGCGCTGCGCGGTAAGCTGCGTCTGGATGATGAAGCGCTGATTGAACGGCTGGAGGAGTGGTTACTGGCCGCCAGCCACAGCGGTGAAATTGATCATGCCGGTTTGCATCATTATCGCGGTGAATAA
- a CDS encoding AAA family ATPase — protein MSALSLSIERWRNIVEQTYDFSLQCHYRFDEDKQEINIELRDDSVPKQFFSANTEIVCLTGKNGSGKSGLMGILNLTGSSLKIGQAVEDGIDASSYAFTYIFTRFDYLYVVKVTQGKVAGLWQTRHKLGDDKIMRLGCEKIKITPIVDTWYYASNNLQLSFSGSKNSRHDLSISYRRRNKSHAGPDEVFYCYQVLGHLDLQERMASRLFTWNVQRSWYQKFGNIEVTLPADLKLHDKKKYVATLVSLRLLWAIAQSYGENSFFWKKVDKENPDARHIIPKYNSLLNYISKIDSEESAFKLLNEFSPLCNYFFSVDPYTLVKSLYNMQRGNITRNGTVRYEFSPARYNDEPFRNILSVMAQIKENVSESRFTIEPPFSTGEWKIIDLYATLHRKAKDARTRANNMQLLLDEPDSDLHPDLQRCLIKSMLDLLATYSQRNFQVIISSHNPIVVSDLPSASVIAVDPSSEMLGKTFGSNIHDLFKHRFFVERSVGEFASNKIREVLEDKKVDEEMLRFLIAETGEPVVVYALQNKLRTPEHMANQEIDQFLSRLTEQQRALLKGKLNEG, from the coding sequence ATGAGTGCTCTTTCCCTCAGTATTGAACGCTGGCGCAATATCGTCGAACAAACGTATGACTTCTCGCTGCAATGTCACTACAGATTTGATGAAGATAAGCAAGAGATCAATATTGAGTTGCGTGATGATTCCGTACCTAAACAATTTTTTTCTGCAAATACAGAGATCGTGTGTCTCACCGGTAAGAATGGTAGTGGCAAATCAGGTTTGATGGGCATACTTAACCTTACAGGCTCGTCGTTAAAAATCGGACAAGCCGTGGAAGACGGAATTGATGCCAGTTCCTATGCCTTTACTTATATTTTTACCCGGTTTGACTATTTGTATGTGGTAAAAGTCACACAGGGAAAAGTTGCTGGCTTATGGCAGACAAGACATAAGTTGGGTGACGATAAAATCATGCGATTAGGTTGTGAGAAGATAAAAATTACTCCAATCGTAGATACCTGGTATTATGCTTCAAATAATCTCCAGTTGAGTTTCTCAGGGAGCAAAAACTCACGACACGATTTATCGATTTCGTATCGGAGGCGTAATAAAAGTCACGCAGGTCCGGATGAAGTATTTTATTGCTATCAGGTTTTGGGGCATCTCGATCTGCAAGAGAGGATGGCATCACGGTTGTTTACGTGGAATGTACAGCGTTCATGGTATCAAAAATTTGGTAATATTGAAGTAACGCTGCCTGCCGATTTAAAATTACATGATAAGAAAAAATACGTAGCAACATTAGTTTCACTAAGGTTGCTATGGGCCATAGCGCAATCGTATGGGGAAAATAGTTTTTTCTGGAAAAAGGTGGATAAAGAAAATCCTGACGCAAGACATATAATTCCTAAGTATAATTCTTTGTTGAATTACATCAGTAAGATTGACTCGGAAGAGAGTGCATTCAAACTACTTAATGAGTTCTCGCCGCTGTGCAATTATTTCTTTTCAGTTGATCCTTACACGCTAGTAAAATCACTATATAATATGCAGCGTGGTAATATCACCCGGAATGGGACAGTTCGTTATGAGTTCTCTCCTGCCAGATACAATGATGAGCCATTTCGCAACATCCTGTCTGTTATGGCACAAATAAAAGAAAATGTCAGTGAAAGTCGTTTTACCATAGAGCCTCCATTTAGTACTGGAGAGTGGAAAATCATTGATCTTTATGCCACTTTACACCGAAAGGCGAAAGATGCGAGGACCAGGGCAAATAATATGCAGTTACTGCTTGATGAACCCGATTCAGATCTGCATCCTGACCTGCAAAGATGTTTAATTAAATCGATGCTTGATTTATTAGCCACTTATTCGCAACGGAATTTTCAGGTAATTATTTCCAGTCATAATCCGATCGTTGTTTCTGATTTACCCTCTGCGAGTGTGATAGCGGTAGACCCTTCTTCTGAAATGTTAGGGAAAACGTTTGGCAGTAATATTCACGATTTGTTCAAACACCGTTTCTTCGTTGAACGCTCGGTAGGTGAATTTGCGAGCAACAAAATACGAGAGGTGCTGGAGGACAAGAAGGTTGATGAAGAGATGTTACGTTTTCTGATTGCTGAAACAGGGGAGCCAGTCGTTGTTTATGCCTTGCAGAATAAACTTAGGACACCAGAACATATGGCAAATCAGGAGATAGATCAATTTCTGTCAAGGTTAACGGAACAGCAGCGTGCACTGTTAAAAGGAAAACTCAATGAGGGATGA
- a CDS encoding YodC family protein, with the protein MTFAISDEVQHKQGGPTMVVTGYASGMVECRWYDGYSVRREAFHSDELCHLSAARQLAS; encoded by the coding sequence ATGACCTTTGCGATCAGTGACGAAGTTCAGCATAAACAGGGCGGACCCACTATGGTGGTGACCGGCTATGCCAGCGGAATGGTAGAGTGTCGTTGGTATGATGGCTATAGCGTGCGCCGCGAGGCGTTCCATAGTGACGAACTCTGTCACTTATCCGCAGCGCGTCAGCTGGCCAGCTAA
- the mtfA gene encoding DgsA anti-repressor MtfA, with translation MFKWPWHAQVESSVAALPWQQALAQPIFSLLEEDEHQALTTLAQRFLQQKKITPLQGLQLDELRTARLALLFCLPVLKLGLEWLDGFHEILIYPEPFHVDDHWQDESGLVHQAPAVHAGQSWTQGPVVLNALDIQDSFDLSGYNLVIHEVAHKLDARGSGYTSGIPAIALRDVASWEKDLLHAMAQIEAEVELVGEQAATIDPYAASDAAECFAVLSEYFFSAPDLLANRFPAMYHHLQQFYHQDPLARLNPAPPESA, from the coding sequence ATGTTCAAATGGCCGTGGCATGCGCAGGTAGAATCTTCAGTTGCAGCGCTCCCGTGGCAACAGGCGCTGGCACAGCCTATCTTCTCTCTGCTGGAGGAGGATGAGCACCAGGCCCTGACCACGCTGGCCCAGCGTTTCCTGCAACAAAAAAAGATTACCCCACTTCAGGGTTTACAACTGGATGAGCTGCGCACCGCCCGGCTGGCGTTGCTGTTTTGCCTGCCGGTGTTAAAACTCGGTCTGGAATGGCTCGACGGCTTCCATGAGATCCTTATCTATCCTGAACCCTTCCACGTCGATGACCACTGGCAGGATGAGAGCGGTCTGGTGCACCAGGCCCCAGCCGTGCACGCCGGTCAGAGCTGGACCCAGGGTCCGGTGGTATTGAACGCGCTGGATATTCAGGACTCGTTCGATCTCTCCGGCTATAACCTGGTGATCCACGAAGTTGCGCATAAGCTGGATGCGCGCGGCAGCGGTTATACCAGCGGTATCCCGGCGATTGCGCTGCGCGATGTCGCCAGCTGGGAGAAAGATTTGCTGCACGCGATGGCGCAAATTGAAGCCGAGGTGGAGTTGGTTGGCGAGCAGGCCGCTACTATCGATCCTTACGCCGCCAGCGATGCCGCCGAATGCTTTGCCGTGCTGTCCGAGTATTTCTTTAGCGCACCTGATCTGCTGGCAAACCGCTTTCCCGCGATGTACCACCATCTGCAACAGTTTTACCACCAGGATCCGCTGGCGCGTTTAAACCCCGCACCACCGGAATCTGCTTAA
- a CDS encoding carbohydrate porin gives MNTIRFKIRPLPVALLCALAMPAAQATDFFHQDTMTGDWGGARTDLAQHGVNLTGDYVSETAGVLSGGQSYGTRYAQQIRLGATFDLNRLFNAEHAGTIQLSINDRRGRSTSADLVGNRLPIQEVYGGEYTRLSEFSYTNTLFAPQLQYKLGWLAMGNDFGGLSILTNFMNAGFCAHPLSMSGGSGWGNYPNAHLGGELKYTFNDSWALQTAVFNVNPEQNSESSRAFKPFAPGTTGYIVPIELIYNFNSALPGQYKLGYYYDSSNVARIDQPDRRADKRWGAYLLADQTIWQSASSRSQNLHVFGQATTTDEATSPFRHWYSAGLVLNGPFESRPNDAIAIGYGRAVYNQHSRDNAVDSLRAKGELADAAMVSGLDIGEQLVEMTYTLQATPWLSVRPSVQYIKEPGAFSNKEIKDTWVAGVQVKVKF, from the coding sequence ATGAATACCATTCGTTTTAAAATCAGGCCATTGCCTGTAGCATTACTTTGTGCACTGGCTATGCCTGCTGCACAGGCAACCGACTTTTTCCATCAGGACACGATGACCGGCGACTGGGGTGGTGCACGTACCGACCTGGCGCAACATGGCGTCAACTTAACCGGCGATTATGTTTCTGAAACCGCCGGTGTCCTCAGTGGCGGCCAGTCTTACGGCACCCGCTATGCACAGCAAATTCGCCTCGGTGCCACTTTCGATCTAAATCGTCTGTTTAATGCTGAACATGCCGGTACTATCCAGCTCAGCATCAATGATCGTCGTGGACGCAGTACTTCTGCCGATCTGGTGGGCAACCGTCTGCCGATTCAGGAAGTTTACGGCGGCGAATATACCCGTCTCAGTGAATTCAGCTATACCAACACCCTGTTTGCACCGCAGTTGCAGTACAAACTGGGTTGGCTGGCGATGGGCAATGATTTTGGTGGTCTGTCGATTCTGACTAACTTTATGAACGCCGGATTCTGCGCACACCCGCTTTCCATGTCAGGCGGCAGCGGCTGGGGCAACTACCCGAATGCGCATCTGGGGGGTGAGCTGAAGTACACCTTCAATGATAGCTGGGCACTGCAAACCGCCGTGTTTAATGTTAACCCGGAGCAGAACAGCGAATCGTCTCGCGCATTTAAACCCTTCGCGCCAGGCACCACCGGTTACATCGTGCCAATTGAGTTGATCTACAACTTCAACAGCGCCCTGCCCGGCCAGTACAAATTAGGTTATTACTACGACAGCTCCAACGTCGCGCGTATTGACCAACCGGATCGCCGCGCGGATAAACGCTGGGGGGCTTACCTGCTGGCAGACCAAACCATCTGGCAGTCCGCTTCCTCGCGCAGCCAGAATCTGCATGTATTTGGTCAGGCCACCACCACCGATGAAGCCACTTCCCCGTTCCGTCACTGGTACTCCGCCGGTCTGGTGCTGAATGGCCCGTTTGAATCGCGTCCCAATGATGCGATTGCGATTGGTTATGGTCGTGCGGTGTATAACCAGCATAGCCGTGATAATGCCGTCGATAGCCTGCGCGCCAAAGGTGAGTTAGCAGACGCCGCGATGGTGAGCGGTCTGGATATTGGTGAGCAACTGGTTGAAATGACCTATACCTTGCAGGCAACGCCGTGGCTGTCCGTGCGCCCGAGCGTGCAGTACATCAAAGAACCGGGTGCCTTCTCGAATAAAGAGATTAAAGATACCTGGGTAGCGGGTGTACAGGTCAAAGTGAAGTTCTAA
- a CDS encoding DUF808 domain-containing protein, which translates to MAGTSLLTLLDDIATLLDDISVMGKVAAKKTAGILGDDLSLNAQQVTGVKANRELPVVWSVAKGSFINKLILVPLALLISAFAPWLITPLLMIGGAYLCYEGVEKVLHSLNHDKAEKSPEARQQRLEQLAQQDPREFEKNKVKGAVRTDFILSAEIVAITLGIVSAAPLLNQVMILAGIAILVTVGVYGIVAVIVKIDDLGYWLREKSSTLAQAVGGLLLAAAPILMKILSVVGTVAMFLVGGGIVVHGITPLHHAITEYSSGFGALISALLSNGANLVLGFLIGSIVLLVVNLVAKLRG; encoded by the coding sequence TTGGCAGGAACCAGCTTACTGACGCTTCTGGACGATATTGCAACATTGCTTGATGACATCTCGGTCATGGGCAAGGTGGCAGCAAAAAAAACGGCGGGTATCTTAGGAGATGATCTCTCGCTCAATGCGCAACAGGTTACCGGTGTAAAAGCCAATCGCGAATTGCCGGTGGTGTGGAGTGTTGCGAAAGGCTCGTTTATTAACAAATTGATTCTGGTGCCGCTGGCGCTGCTGATCTCCGCTTTTGCTCCCTGGCTGATTACGCCGTTACTGATGATTGGCGGCGCGTATCTTTGCTACGAGGGCGTAGAAAAGGTGTTGCACAGCCTCAATCATGATAAAGCAGAAAAAAGCCCGGAGGCGCGACAGCAGCGGCTTGAGCAGCTGGCACAGCAGGACCCACGGGAATTTGAGAAGAATAAAGTGAAAGGTGCGGTGCGTACCGATTTTATTCTTTCCGCTGAGATCGTAGCGATTACGCTTGGCATCGTTTCTGCGGCACCGTTGCTGAATCAGGTGATGATTCTGGCGGGTATCGCGATTCTGGTCACCGTCGGCGTCTACGGTATTGTGGCGGTGATTGTGAAAATTGATGACCTCGGATACTGGCTGCGGGAAAAGTCATCCACGCTGGCGCAGGCTGTCGGTGGGCTGTTGCTGGCGGCGGCACCGATCCTGATGAAAATTCTGTCGGTGGTGGGTACGGTAGCGATGTTTTTGGTCGGGGGTGGCATTGTGGTGCATGGGATAACGCCGCTGCATCATGCCATTACCGAGTACAGCAGTGGATTTGGTGCACTCATCTCGGCGCTGCTGAGTAACGGCGCTAATCTGGTGCTGGGATTTCTGATTGGGTCGATCGTGCTATTAGTGGTGAATCTGGTTGCCAAATTGCGTGGATAA
- the dgcQ gene encoding cellulose biosynthesis regulator diguanylate cyclase DgcQ produces MAQSPLPRQSDHPFLRVHLCFLAVFLFSALLTVHEALELKANYEDRQRAQLAEIQKSLDSQFQESVDGLVYYEKMLNYALAHPLDSDNAREAVQRFERLRQQPQWQLQLESPRSMPLNGVSDDWLAHDPLLQRDPTRISQELRAALEFSFIMQFSDPDQDFHSRFWYISRAGFFISSRPPQSLQELAESYATMVQRSYFRSQQPQANASARLRWTTAYQGLFNEGLMLTVSAPIISKGYWYGVLSMDFTQQRIRELMVETRHTLLQGKLILMDSSLNEVTRLYAPDDEALEPQEQQQLKILMAQHPSGILRLGTQFASWSRLKNVDTYIVNVQSLKQGMQQELGRVSLFLFGMWMLFVLLLVVAHQVIFRLVRRMDDLSARLTWRANYDGLTRLLNRNAFFEQFVAQAARCQQQGQPISVIQLDVDHFKKVNDTWGHHAGDQALIRVASVISHTLRKYDSAGRIGGEEFCIVLPETRLEEAAAVAERIRARLAAKTILVNASTTFNVTLSAGVTSSEEQDDYHAESLQAKADSRLYLAKASGRNRVCSED; encoded by the coding sequence ATGGCACAATCGCCACTTCCCCGGCAGTCGGACCATCCTTTTCTGCGCGTGCATCTTTGCTTTCTGGCGGTATTTCTCTTTTCAGCCCTGCTCACGGTGCATGAGGCGCTGGAGCTAAAAGCCAATTATGAAGATCGGCAACGCGCGCAGCTGGCGGAAATCCAGAAAAGCCTCGACAGTCAGTTCCAGGAAAGCGTGGATGGCCTGGTTTATTACGAAAAAATGCTCAACTACGCGCTGGCACATCCGCTGGATTCAGATAATGCGCGTGAGGCCGTGCAGCGGTTTGAGCGACTGCGTCAGCAGCCGCAATGGCAATTGCAACTGGAAAGCCCGCGCAGCATGCCACTCAATGGCGTCAGTGATGACTGGCTGGCGCATGACCCGTTATTACAGCGTGATCCAACGCGTATCAGCCAGGAACTGCGTGCCGCGCTGGAGTTCAGTTTCATTATGCAGTTCAGCGATCCCGATCAGGACTTCCACTCACGTTTCTGGTACATCTCGCGTGCCGGATTTTTTATCAGTTCGCGTCCGCCACAAAGCCTCCAGGAACTGGCAGAGAGTTATGCCACCATGGTGCAACGCAGCTACTTTCGCAGCCAACAACCTCAGGCGAATGCCAGCGCACGCCTGCGCTGGACCACCGCTTACCAGGGGCTGTTTAATGAAGGTCTGATGCTTACCGTCTCCGCGCCGATCATCAGCAAGGGTTACTGGTATGGCGTCCTGTCGATGGATTTTACCCAGCAACGCATCCGTGAACTGATGGTGGAAACCCGCCACACCTTGTTGCAGGGTAAATTGATCCTGATGGATAGCAGCCTGAACGAGGTGACACGTCTCTACGCACCGGATGATGAAGCGCTGGAGCCGCAGGAGCAGCAGCAGTTAAAAATACTGATGGCGCAGCATCCCAGCGGCATCCTGAGACTCGGGACGCAGTTTGCCAGCTGGAGCAGGCTGAAGAATGTCGATACGTATATCGTCAATGTACAAAGCCTGAAGCAGGGGATGCAGCAGGAATTAGGGCGCGTTTCGTTGTTCCTGTTTGGCATGTGGATGTTATTTGTGTTGTTGCTGGTGGTGGCGCATCAGGTGATTTTTCGCCTGGTAAGGCGTATGGACGATCTCTCTGCGCGCCTCACCTGGCGTGCCAACTATGACGGTTTAACCCGTCTGCTTAATCGTAACGCTTTCTTTGAACAATTCGTCGCGCAGGCGGCCCGTTGCCAGCAGCAGGGGCAGCCGATTTCGGTGATTCAACTGGATGTCGATCACTTCAAAAAAGTGAATGACACCTGGGGGCATCACGCAGGTGACCAGGCGCTGATCCGTGTCGCCAGCGTCATCAGCCATACGTTGCGTAAATATGATAGCGCGGGCCGTATCGGCGGCGAGGAATTCTGCATTGTGCTGCCGGAAACCCGGCTTGAGGAAGCCGCTGCGGTCGCCGAACGTATCCGGGCGCGGCTGGCGGCAAAAACCATCCTGGTGAATGCCAGCACCACGTTTAACGTCACCTTATCCGCCGGGGTGACCAGCAGCGAGGAACAGGATGATTACCACGCCGAGAGCCTGCAGGCCAAAGCGGACAGCAGGCTCTATCTGGCAAAAGCCAGTGGGCGTAATCGCGTGTGCAGTGAGGATTAA
- the dcm gene encoding DNA (cytosine-5-)-methyltransferase — MHAEETAATAPPSPLTVSTHDESSNLLQQVLAIYAARDLVITLSNAGGRDWNVPRLNRIRQGKMVAPALSSAEVASLQALLPSRPAHYDAPRFQFVDLFAGIGGIRRGFEQIGGQCVFTSEWNKEAVRTYKANHYCDPQTHRFNSDIRQVTQPAGLNDEQEIYQHIASTIPDHQVLLAGFPCQPFSLAGVSKKNAMGRAHGFECEAQGTLFFDVARILAAKKPPFFVLENVKNLKSHDKGRTFAIIMATLDELGYDVANAHDDGLPDAKIVDARHFLPQHRERIVLVGIRRDSGLSTDFSLRTLSALYPKKVPALSSLLEPQPDAKYTLSPVLWNYLYQYAKKHKAKGNGFGFGLNDPRNPTICVRTLSARYYKDGSEILIDRGWDSALGEQNFQHPGNMARRPRRLTPRECARLMGFEAPGEARFRIPVSDTQAYKQFGNSVVVPVFAAVAQLLLPLIEQHTRNNE, encoded by the coding sequence ATGCACGCCGAAGAGACCGCCGCGACTGCCCCACCCTCCCCGCTCACTGTTTCCACCCATGACGAATCCAGCAACCTGCTGCAACAGGTACTGGCGATTTATGCCGCGCGCGATCTGGTCATCACGCTCAGCAACGCCGGAGGTCGCGACTGGAACGTGCCGCGCCTCAACCGTATCCGTCAGGGAAAAATGGTGGCTCCGGCGCTAAGCAGTGCGGAAGTCGCCAGCCTGCAGGCGTTATTACCCAGCCGACCCGCACATTACGATGCCCCCCGCTTCCAGTTTGTTGACCTGTTCGCGGGCATTGGCGGCATTCGCCGTGGGTTTGAGCAGATTGGCGGCCAGTGCGTCTTCACCAGTGAATGGAATAAAGAAGCGGTGCGCACCTACAAGGCAAACCACTATTGCGATCCCCAGACTCATCGTTTTAACAGCGATATTCGTCAGGTGACACAACCGGCAGGCCTGAACGATGAGCAGGAGATCTATCAGCACATCGCCAGCACCATCCCTGATCATCAGGTATTGCTGGCCGGTTTCCCCTGCCAGCCGTTCTCGCTGGCAGGCGTGAGTAAAAAGAACGCCATGGGGCGAGCACACGGTTTTGAATGTGAGGCGCAGGGCACGCTGTTCTTCGATGTGGCACGTATTCTGGCCGCGAAAAAGCCGCCGTTCTTTGTGCTGGAAAATGTCAAAAACCTCAAGAGCCACGATAAAGGCCGCACTTTTGCCATCATCATGGCGACGCTGGATGAACTGGGCTATGACGTGGCTAATGCGCATGACGATGGGTTACCGGATGCCAAAATCGTTGATGCACGCCATTTCCTGCCACAGCACCGCGAGCGTATCGTGCTGGTGGGTATCCGGCGTGATAGCGGACTCAGCACCGATTTTTCTCTGCGAACCCTCTCCGCGCTTTACCCGAAAAAAGTGCCCGCCCTGAGCAGCCTGCTGGAGCCGCAGCCCGATGCCAAATACACGCTCTCCCCGGTGCTGTGGAACTATCTCTATCAATACGCGAAAAAACATAAAGCCAAAGGTAACGGCTTCGGTTTCGGCCTGAACGACCCGCGTAATCCGACGATTTGCGTGCGCACCCTATCGGCACGTTACTACAAGGATGGTTCGGAAATTCTTATTGATCGCGGCTGGGATAGCGCATTAGGCGAGCAGAACTTTCAGCATCCCGGAAATATGGCGCGCCGTCCGCGCCGTTTAACGCCACGGGAATGCGCGCGCCTGATGGGTTTTGAAGCACCCGGCGAGGCACGTTTCCGCATTCCGGTCTCCGATACGCAAGCTTATAAACAATTCGGCAACTCGGTTGTAGTGCCGGTATTTGCTGCTGTCGCGCAATTGCTGCTGCCATTGATCGAGCAACACACGCGCAACAACGAGTGA